The following proteins are co-located in the Chlorocebus sabaeus isolate Y175 chromosome 21, mChlSab1.0.hap1, whole genome shotgun sequence genome:
- the EN2 gene encoding homeobox protein engrailed-2, whose amino-acid sequence MEENDPKPGEAAAAVEGQRQPESSPGSGSGGSGGGSSPGEADTGRRRALMLPAVLQAPGNHQHPHRITNFFIDNILRPEFGRRKDAGTCCAGAGGGRGGGAGGEGCASGAEGGGGAGGSEQLLGSGSQEPRQNPPCAPGSGGPLPAAGSDSPGDGEGGSKTLSLHGGAKKGSDPGGPLDGALKARGLGGGDLSVSSDSDSSQAGANLGAQPMLWPAWVYCTRYSDRPSSGPRSRKPKKKNPNKEDKRPRTAFTAEQLQRLKAEFQTNRYLTEQRRQSLAQELSLNESQIKIWFQNKRAKIKKATGNKNTLAVHLMAQGLYNHSTTAKEGKSDSE is encoded by the exons ATGGAGGAGAATGACCCCAAGCCCGGCgaagcggcggcggcggtggAGGGACAGCGGCAGCCGGAATCCAGCCCCGGCAGCGGCTcgggcggcagcggcggcggtaGCAGCCCGGGCGAAGCGGACACCGGGCGCCGGCGGGCTCTGATGCTTCCCGCGGTCCTGCAGGCGCCCGGCAACCACCAGCACCCGCACCGCATCACCAACTTCTTCATCGACAACATCCTGCGGCCCGAGTTCGGCCGGCGAAAGGACGCGGGGACCTGCTGTGCGGGTGCGGGAGGAGGAAGGGGCGGCGGAGCCGGCGGCGAAGGCTGTGCGAGCGGTGCAGAGGGAGGCGGCGGCGCCGGCGGCTCGGAGCAGCTCTTGGGGTCCGGCTCCCAAGAGCCCCGGCAGAACCCGCCGTGCGCGCCCGGCTCGGGCGGGCCGCTCCCAGCCGCCGGCAGCGACTCTCCGGGTGACGGGGAAGGCGGCTCCAAGACGCTCTCGCTGCACGGTGGCGCCAAGAAAGGCAGCGACCCCGGCGGCCCCCTGGACGGGGCGCTCAAGGCCCGCGGCTTGGGCGGCGGCGACCTGTCGGTGAGCTCGGACTCGGACAGCTCGCAAGCCGGCGCCAACCTGGGCGCGCAACCCATGCTCTGGCCGGCGTGGGTCTACTGTACGCGCTACTCGGACCGGCCTTCTTCAG GTCCCAGGTCTCGAAAACCAAAGAAGAAGAACCCGAACAAAGAGGACAAGCGGCCGCGAACGGCCTTTACCGCGGAGCAGCTGCAGAGGCTCAAGGCCGAGTTCCAGACCAACAGGTACCTGACAGAGCAGCGGCGCCAGAGCCTGGCGCAGGAGCTCAGCCTCAACGAGTCACAGATCAAGATTTGGTTCCAGAACAAGCGCGCCAAGATCAAGAAGGCCACGGGCAACAAGAACACGCTGGCCGTGCACCTCATGGCACAGGGCTTGTACAACCACTCCACCACGGCCAAGGAGGGCAAGTCGGACAGCGAGTAA